DNA from Triticum aestivum cultivar Chinese Spring chromosome 7D, IWGSC CS RefSeq v2.1, whole genome shotgun sequence:
ctttgtctggcagagtttggagaaaattcacctcaaaagctccgggactgccgaagaagctgcaatttaatcacccgaaagtaagtactatagtagcatgttccgcgcatctcctagtgattcaagcgctagtttcatcaataccatttagcatgcttgcttatcagtttgattgacctctatttcttgtaaagtggttgtggcaggaacctgggaataattactgtggatactacgtttgcgagtccatccgctacacgacctgtgagcagggctacactgacgaacaatatgaagtgcgtaagcaataatattcacaattttattttattaccatcatttgtgttgagtttcatttattcatatatatatgtattgacccccttcttcaaattagatgtttcggaagcgggatgaactcctagcaccagattgtatgcgaggaattcaagaggaattggtggcattcttccttgaccacgtgatcgctgaaaacggagaatactatgtggaccctgtgttcctacaatttaattaggagattgtattgtaagagataatcattgtatatatgtagccggtagtgtcggatagatctACGAGAACTTGTTTtacgaccaatatctcggagaaggagaggtggtcgatatcacttctctctgtatgcatatgttcatgacgatcttcggtttccttcatttgattactagctagcgtgtctactcctctccatacatatatagtacgtagcgtcgaccaagcacggagataagagaggacacttctctctattaattagctagctaacacaatatatgaaacacctaaattaaccccccaaaacccctaaaccaccccctttcaaaaaaacaaaaacctcagctcctgccagctgctgacgcgtggatgcctattggtcccggttggtgacaccaaccgggacaaaaggccctgcctattggtcccggttggtggcaccaaccgggaccaaaggccccctgcctgggctggcagcagcggccacgtggaggaccttctgtcccggttcgtgtaagaaccgggactaaaggggggaggcattagtaacgaccctttagtcccggttcgagaaccgggacaaaaggcccttacaaaccggggtaaaagccccttttcctactagtgcaaGGGAGCAGTTTATTTTGAACTGCTCCAAAAAGATGCTTAAAAGATTGGGGAAAATGATTTTTTTACATGAATATGCATGCATGTGGTCTAAGGACCTGTGAAATTTCGTTCAATAATATGTTGTATTACGTGCtgcacaaaaaagacaaaatttctGCCCAAAAACACCAAAAACAAGCCCCTAATGTTCATGTATTTTGTCTTTTTGTATCTTTTACATgcaagcatgtactccctccggtcctctttacTTTGCGTCTAAGATTTTTTCATTTTTCCCGTATTAGTCTGCGCGGTAGGATCTTCTAGCCATTCTTTCCTATTCTACCCCTAATTATTTGCTTTGCATGCAACTGTTCGCATGCGTTTGGGAGGGAGAGGCGCCTCTGCGGCCAATTGATTTGCCTGCAGCCTGCGCGTGGGAGTAAAATACGGCTGCATGCGGCCAGTCTGTTTGCGGCAGTAAATATCGCGCTGCAGCTTTTTTCATGCAGACAGAGGGGTATACTAGTCCAAATTCATCAACAAAATTCTCaccttggtatgcgggtcaagagttataCGCAAACTatagaggaccggagggagtatattgcTGAAATTTTGGCCGGATATACTGCATTGCTATACGTTCATGCacacaaaaatttgaaaaaaaaaattgaaacataaaaatGTGGTTTTCTAAACTTCAAAAGAAAGTGCTCCGTTGCACCCGTGCTCAGAAGTCAATTTTCGATGATGATAGTACTATCAACAAGTTGACTCCTCGTATTTGTGCTGCATCGGCTAGCTCATGGACCTCATGCTACTTGCCGTCGGCCACCTCATGCTACTTGTCCTTGTCCAGACTAGGCTAGGGCAGGGGTGTGAAAGGAGCTACCTTCCGGACCTTTCGTCGGCTTTCGAAGGCCATGCTGACAGATGGCAGTGCGGGCATGGGACCTTGAACACCGAGGGCATCGGCCCTGGAAGATGAGGATGCACAATAGGCTCTATGGACTTTGGACGCCAGGGCGTCGGTCAAGAGTCGATGTCGTCCTTGTCGGCCCAAACTGACATCCCCCGAGAATGGAGATGGGGATGCACAATAGGTTCTTAAGATTCCATTCACACTTATGGGGATGGAGATTTTATTCATGACACTATGAGAAGAATGGTATGTTTTCGTTAAAAGTTTGAAGGATATTCAGGATAAAGTGGGTCAATCTAGTGGCTAACCAAACAGAGAAAGAATGCTTTGGAATCTAATTTGGAAGGCTAATATTCCTCAAAAGATAAGGATTTTTGCATGGCGTGCCGCATCCGATAGCTTGGTGATCTAGACTAATGGAGGAGGAGACGAAAGAACTTTTCATGCTCTCATTACTTGTTCAAAGGCTCATGCTTTGCAATTGGCTTTGAGAGTCGTGGAATATTCTGATGAAGAGTTGTTCAAATTCTTGGGACCATAATGGCTTTTGATTTTGTTGGATCATTTGAGCTTGCAACAATGAGAGcaaattttgtttctttttttacgAGTCTGACACCTAAGAAATGATTTCATTTTTGGAAAGGGGAAGCAATCTATTGTTGCTTCTGTAATCTTTTTGGACAATTACTGGTCTTCTTTTACATCATGTCACGACACTGTTGAGGTTGTTCCTGATAACAAAGGTAAAAGAAAATGGAACGTGCTATACCAGTTTCCGCACCATTACAAGATCATGTATTGTGGAAACCTCCCCAAGTTGATTATATCCAGATCAATGTCGATGCCAGTTATGTGAAGAGTATTAATGCCGCCAGGGGGTGGTTGCTAGAAACTCATCTGGTAAAGTTATTATTTCTTCGTGGAACTTTCTGGATCAGTGCTCTGCGGGAATGAAGCTGAACTGCGTGCATGCCTGGCAGGCCTTTATATCGACATTACTCTTCACCTGTCCATTATTCTGAAGACTGGTTGTGTTGTTGTTCGTTTTTTCCTTGCAAATGAGAAGCTTGGCAAGTCTCCTCTTGTTGATATGAAGAAAGAAGCCTTGAGTATATCTAGGATGATCTAGAACTTTAAAATTGTGAAAATCAATCGGCTAGCCAATGGGATGGCTCACGAAATTGCGAAGTTTAGCTTTATTAGTAGATCTGATGGGATTCTTCTTAATAGTGTTCCATCCTGCGTGGCGAATTTTGTAACCAACCATTTTTTATTACTTAATATATGGTTTTTTTTAAAACATCCCCCTTTTCTCTCTCGACTTGTTACAATAAGAAATCAATTCCAACACCCATCCGAAACACAATACAACATCCACCTAGAGCCCTAGACGGACCCCACCAGCAATCCAGCATACATATGGCTCCCGCCTCACCCCTCTGCCCACGCCACACCCACCACACGGCCACACGGGAGAAGCAGACCAGAGCAGGGCAGCGAGATGTGGAGCTCCGACTCGGAGCCCGACCATGCAGCCGGCGCCGCCGCGATAACCACCGCATCGTCCTCCACCTGCTCGTCCAGCCCGTCGACACCACCGCTTCCCTCCCCGACCCAGCCTCCGCCACGCCGCCACAAGAACATTGCGGGTGTGGGTGTGGCCGCGACCGGCAGGGAGGCGGAGGCCGAGGACGTGTGGCACGGGGATCAGTGGGAGGCGGCGTGGCCGCGGCGCGCAAAGCCGGTGGTCGTCGCCGCTGAGGAGACGGAGACGGACAGCACCGGCCCCGGGTCGTCACCTCGTGGCGGCGACGGCATGGGCCGCGCGAGGAGCCTCACCGACGACGACCTGGCGGAGCTCAAGGGGTGCGCGGACCTGGGCTTCGGCTTCAGCTACGACGAGATCCCGGAGCTGCGCGGGACCCTCCCCGCCCTCGAGCTCTGCTACTCCATGAGCCAGCGGTTCGTCGACCAGCCCCAGCCACCGCAGGAGCAGGAGACGGCCGCCACGCCGACCTCCACGACGACGACCTCGCCGCCCGTTGCCAACTGGAAGATCTCCAGCCCAGGTACGTAATAAGCAAAACAAATCAAACGCCTCTCACTTTTACGTGTGTCCCTGGTCCTGCGCTTGGAGAAACGAACCCAAGGCCAACTCGTACATGGATTGAGTTCATCATCTTACGTGTCGGGAATGAATTCGATCGTGGTGCTGCAGGGGATAGCAGGGAGGAGGTGAAGGCGCGGCTCAAGTACTGGGCGCAGGCGGTGGCGTGCACCGTCAGGTCTGCAGCTGAACGAACGACCACCAAGACAACAGGCCATGGCAAGAGCAAATCAGAAGCATTGATCACCCCATTGATGCATTGTCGCGGTCGCGATCGATAGGTGGATCCACTGAAGATGGAAGCATGTTTCCGATGACATTACGAGAAGAATCGTTGTGGATGGATCTTGCTACGTACGTGGGGAGCTGTACATCCGATTCAGTGTTTTAGTTGGATGATGGGTCGTATTCGTGTCATATCGGCTGCGGATTGTATGGTGTTTGTTGCTGTGCTCTGAGCCAGCTACAGCTTCTCATCTACTCcccccataatgtaagacgttttctaGTGTTAAAAAATGTCATGAGCAGTTTTAAAAAGAGAGAAGAGGTAATATCACCGGAAGTCATACAACTTGCGCTCGATGTTCAGTTTGATACTAGAACTTTAAAAATACGGATTTGTGGTCACCTAACTTGACATCACGTGCAAATACAGTCACAAAACACGTGTATGGACGTATCATGGTGTGTGGCCCCACCTGTGAGTCAGAGATGGCAGGTACGAAACTCCCTCGCTTTTTTTATTTGCAGAAAAGCTAACCATTGTACTGGATAATGGTAcgaaaattaaaacaaaaaatagGGGCGCCTGTTCTCGAACCCCAACAAACGATCACAACACAAGCCAGTCTAACCAATCTAACCTTCACGTTCCCACCTCATGTATGGATACCAAACCTACATGTATTAGACGTGGGAGCTTAAATCACATTTATTCTTTCTACAGAAAAAAGTGTGGCCGCCAGCTCTCTAACCCACAAGCAAAGAGTAGCACACAAGACGTTCTAGCCACTAGAACCTGCACGTGTACACATTTACCGTGAATAACTAGTCATAATGTACTAGAAACTTGTAGATATTATATGTAAATTATAATTTCAGCAATAAAAATAACGTCTAAATATACGCGTGTTATAAATATTGTACATACAAAGGAAATAACCTACTATAAAATTTGTTCATaactattttaaaaatattcatatatTTAAATATTATGTATGAATTACAAAAATGTTTGTATCATTTAAATTAATACTTTTTCCAAAATTACAGTTAAAAATAGTATTTTAGTTATACAAACATTTCACTACCTATATACACATGTGTATAATTCAACGTTTGTATAActaaaaaatattcataatttaaaATGTAAAATGTTTATATGACTATTCAATCGTGTCTAATATTTCAATTATATACATTTTTAATATAAGTCATGTGTAAAAATTATACACAAGTGGATATTTGGTAATATTTAGTAAATGTTTGAATTCATTattttgcatgatttaaatacaagccacaagtttataattttttattcCTTAAACGTATTTATTAAATAAAAAAATCAACATTGTTATTAACTAAATATTTTTTTTATAATACACAGGCTTATATATATGTTTATTTACTAATGATTATTTGTATGCATAACATTTTTATAACATAACTTTATTAATTATGTTTTACAATAAAAAATAACAAGTGCAAAATGGGCTGCAGTATCTGCAGCCCATTTAAAGTCCACATGCGTCCGCGCTCAGTACATGTATATGTCGGTTGAAATCTAAAAAAAAAGTATACGTCGGTCTGGTGCTCAAGACCTGTTTTCCTTTAAAAAAATCGTATCTAAGCTCCACCGTGAGCACATGTTGATTTGCTATCTTACCAAACATTCGTACGTGAAGGGTGTGTTGGCTAGATTGGCTTGTGTAGTAAACGTGGGTCGCAGGTTTGAGAATCGGTGTCCCCAATTTTTCTGTGATTTTTGTACCTATTCAGTGGTCggcttttttttgcaaataaaacaagTGAGATGGTCTGGTGTAAAAATGCGTTGCAGTGGCCACTTTCCCCGCAAATAAATAAATGCAAgggtgttttttttgcaaaaatgagTTGATGGAGCGCCATggctcactgactggtggggccatACACCCCGATACATCCGCGTATGTTTTTTGTGACCGTATTTGCATGTGATGTCAAGTTAGATGACCACAAATCCGTATTTTCAAAATTCTAGAACTAAACTGAACATCAAGCGCAAGTTGTATGACTAGGTGATATTGCCTCAAGAGAGAACAGTGTCAAGTACATGTATCTCTAGGTTTGTTTCAAAGATTCCATGCCAGGCCAAAAACCGCATTCTCATGAGCAGTTTCTGCCAGCCATCTGAACCGTGAGAAGCAGGCTTTGTTTAACAACAAACacatgagaagaagaaaaaatgaagGTCACCGGGCGGCAAAGCCCCCCACCTGAATCGTTTCTTCTTTTTTTTGATGATTAGAGGAGTAACAGAGATCGGGGATTAGGGGAAGTTACAAGCGAGGGACGAGGGtgggttttggggggggggggggggggggggggggggggtgatgccACAGCTACAGCCTCTGATCTACTCCGATCCCTTCATAATGTAAGACGATTTCTAGTGtcaaaaaaatgtcttatattacaGGGCGGAAGGAATATCTAGGTATAAATAAACTGATGTAATTCAAAATAATCGTACCTAGTTGGGAGATGGGATGgataaattgttggaaatatgccctagaggcaataataaatggttattattatatttctttgttcatggtaattgtctattattcatgctataattgtattgtccggaaatcgtaatacatgtgtgaatacatagaccacaacctgtccctggtaagcctctagttgactagctcgttgatcaacagatagtcatggtttcctgactatggacattggatgtcattgataacggcatcacatcattaggagaatgatgtgatggataagacccaatcctaagcatagcataaaagatcgtgtagtttcgtttgctagagcttttccaatgtcaagtatcttttccttagaccatgagatcgtgcaactcccggataccgtaggagtgctttgggtgtgccaaacgtcacaacgtaactgggtgactataaaggtgcactacgggtatctccgaaagtgtctgttgggttggcacggatcgagactgggatttgtcactccgtatgacggagaggtatctctgggcccactcggtaatgcatcatcataatgagctcaatgtgactaaggcgttagtcacgggatcatgcattgcggtacgagtaaagagacttgccggcaacgagattgaacaaggtattgggataccgacgatcgaatctcgggcaagtaacataccgattgacaaagggaattgcatacgggattgattgaatcctcgacaccgtggttcatccgatgagatcatcgtggaacatgtgggagccaacatgggtatccagatcccgctgttggttattgaccggagaggcgtctcggtcatgtctgcatgtctcccgaacccgtagggtctacacacttaaggttcggtgacgctagggttgtagagatatatgtatgcggaaacccgaaagttgttcggagtcccggatgagatcccggacgtcacgagaggttccggaatggtccggaggtgaagaattatatataggaagtccagtttcggccaccggaaaagtttcgggggttaccggtattgtaccgggaccaccggaagggtcccgggggtccaccgggtggggccacctatcccggagggccccatgggctgaaagtggaagggaaccagcccttagtgggctggggcgccccccttgggccttcccccatgcgcctagggttgggaaccctaggggggagttcccccttgccttggggggcaaggcaacccctttccccccttgtggccgccgcccccccttgagatcccatctcttggggccggcgccccccaggggcctatataaagggggggagggagggcagcaacacaacagccttgggcgcctccctcctcccctgcaacacctctctctctctcgcagaagttTGGCAAAGCCCtaccgagacccgctacatccaccaccacgccgtcgtgctgctggatctccatcaacctctccttcccccttgctggatcaagtaggaggagacgtcgctgcaccgtacgtgtgttgaacgcggaggtgccgtccgttcggcactcggtcatcggtgatttggatcacggcgagtacgactccgtcatccacgttcattggaacgcttccgctcgcgatctacaagggtatgtagatgcactcccttcccctcgttgctagtatactccatagatgcatcttggtgagcgtaggaaaattttaaattatgctacgattcccaacataaaTGAATCACTTGTAACAGCTGCTTGCTTCATTTCTTTTAGTGTGCAATTCAAGCATCAGTGCTAAATCTTTACGGGTTTCTTCAGTCTTTCTTGTGCAAGTTGCTATCAACTCGACTCTGTCCGAAAGAAACCCATCCCATTCAGGGTCGCAGCAAAGCAAAGAAGAGAGGCGGCGTGGCCGgaattggtggtggtggtgtggggcgtggtggtgattgacccatgcgggagtgatatctcgagaaagaggagagataaggtgaggaggagtggggcgtggtgatgattggtggtcggactgagcggaggcatgggatGGACGACGCTGGCACCGGCcatcatgccagattgttccagaggcttcattttttatttggtcaacaatgaggttgtgggagataaggatgaaggAGGGAAGGTCTTATCTGCAAATATGGAGGGAGGTGCGAGTAtatttttgtaaaattgtcataatttgttttctatccgttagatatagatcggacggtctatattgtaagatggcaggcatatcatcatcaccaactcagtttttttttataaaaatagagTAGAGATTCTTTAAAAAGAGAGCTCTATCGTCTTTACGTTTTTAAGATTTTTAACAGAAAGAGCTATCTCGCTAGGTGACTTCCCAAACGAAACACCTAATTTACCAGCTCTAGCAACAACAACACTATCATATAAAAATGACAAAAGGATAACTTCGGCATTGGGGTTGTACCTGAAGGGGGGTCGCCGGAATTGGCCACCTTGATGGCCCTCTCC
Protein-coding regions in this window:
- the LOC123169212 gene encoding uncharacterized protein encodes the protein MWSSDSEPDHAAGAAAITTASSSTCSSSPSTPPLPSPTQPPPRRHKNIAGVGVAATGREAEAEDVWHGDQWEAAWPRRAKPVVVAAEETETDSTGPGSSPRGGDGMGRARSLTDDDLAELKGCADLGFGFSYDEIPELRGTLPALELCYSMSQRFVDQPQPPQEQETAATPTSTTTTSPPVANWKISSPGDSREEVKARLKYWAQAVACTVRSAAERTTTKTTGHGKSKSEALITPLMHCRGRDR